In a genomic window of bacterium BMS3Abin11:
- a CDS encoding ABC transporter, phosphonate, periplasmic substrate-binding protein: MLEYTSEFISRKIQGAGYLLIVATILGSMIPVAAQSQETLKSKETLRFVIQPFQSEEKTRANFQPLADYFQELTGQKVEIVTYPNFISYWAETQKTGSYDIALDAAHFIDYRNKGKDFTVLAKQPGIISISLIVSEDNLIFDAEELIGKKIATLGPPSIAAVRVYELFNNPVRQPSIIEVDNTGQAMSMLLSGKVDAAMIPTPLVSVQMAGEGGIAVVSTSDSIPGMAISVSPTVSAEVREKLLKGLLTADKSESGKKMLKLTRLNPFEKAANQDYFGYSKMLGESEMLVRK, from the coding sequence ATGTTGGAATACACGTCAGAATTCATATCACGGAAGATCCAGGGTGCTGGATACCTTCTGATCGTAGCCACTATATTAGGAAGCATGATTCCTGTCGCCGCACAGTCTCAGGAAACATTAAAGTCTAAGGAAACATTAAGGTTTGTCATACAGCCATTCCAGTCAGAGGAGAAAACTCGTGCCAACTTTCAGCCTCTGGCCGATTATTTTCAGGAGCTTACGGGTCAGAAGGTAGAAATCGTAACCTATCCAAACTTCATCTCATATTGGGCGGAAACTCAAAAAACAGGTAGCTATGATATAGCCCTGGATGCTGCGCACTTCATCGATTACCGCAACAAGGGTAAGGATTTCACCGTGCTGGCAAAGCAACCCGGAATCATCAGTATTTCACTTATTGTCAGCGAAGATAACCTTATATTTGATGCCGAGGAACTGATTGGGAAAAAAATTGCGACCCTTGGCCCGCCAAGCATCGCTGCAGTACGAGTCTATGAATTATTTAACAACCCAGTACGCCAGCCCAGTATCATAGAGGTGGATAACACAGGACAGGCCATGTCGATGTTATTGTCTGGCAAAGTTGATGCAGCAATGATACCGACGCCTCTTGTCAGTGTACAGATGGCTGGAGAAGGCGGGATTGCAGTAGTTTCAACCTCAGATTCAATACCAGGAATGGCTATTTCTGTTTCTCCGACTGTCTCAGCTGAAGTTAGAGAGAAGCTTCTAAAAGGACTCCTCACAGCTGACAAGAGCGAAAGTGGAAAGAAGATGCTTAAACTAACCAGGCTCAACCCATTTGAAAAAGCCGCCAATCAAGATTATTTTGGTTATAGCAAAATGCTGGGCGAGAGCGAAATGCTGGTTAGGAAGTAA